A single genomic interval of Paenibacillus macerans harbors:
- a CDS encoding glycerate kinase: MKAKTFVLAPDSFKESMTAKEVCAAMEKGLRKVYPHADYIHVPMADGGEGTVQSLVDASGGRIYTQVVTGPLGEPVTARYGILGDGETAAIEMASASGIHHVSKETKNPLITTTYGTGELIRECLDKGIKRIIIGIGGSATNDGGAGMAEALGARFLDAEGRDLPRGGGALKRLERIDISALDPRLRQVNLIVACDVTNPLCGEHGASHVFGPQKGATPEMVRQLDAGLAHYADIAKRQLGKDVRDIPGAGAAGGLGAGLLIFTQAVLRKGIEIVIEYTGLKQKVAEADVVFTGEGGIDFQTKFGKTPYGVAKAAKEAGKKVIAVAGYIGEGIEALYEEGIDAVFGIVPGAGELEKLLAEGPQNVERTCENIARVLRMSE; this comes from the coding sequence ATGAAAGCGAAAACATTTGTGCTGGCGCCGGACTCGTTCAAAGAGAGCATGACGGCCAAGGAAGTGTGCGCTGCGATGGAAAAGGGGCTGCGCAAAGTTTACCCGCATGCCGACTATATCCACGTTCCGATGGCGGACGGCGGCGAAGGCACGGTGCAGTCCCTGGTGGACGCTTCCGGAGGACGGATCTATACGCAGGTGGTAACCGGGCCGCTCGGGGAGCCGGTGACGGCGCGGTACGGCATTCTGGGCGACGGAGAGACCGCCGCGATCGAAATGGCCTCGGCCAGCGGAATTCACCATGTGAGCAAGGAGACGAAAAATCCGCTGATCACAACCACTTACGGCACCGGCGAACTGATCCGCGAATGCCTTGATAAAGGCATCAAGCGGATTATCATCGGCATCGGCGGCAGCGCCACCAATGACGGCGGGGCGGGCATGGCCGAGGCGCTGGGCGCCCGGTTCCTGGATGCGGAAGGCCGGGATCTGCCCCGCGGCGGCGGAGCGCTAAAGCGGCTGGAGCGGATCGATATTTCCGCGCTTGATCCTAGGCTGCGGCAGGTGAATCTGATCGTCGCCTGCGACGTGACGAATCCGCTGTGCGGCGAGCATGGCGCGTCCCATGTGTTTGGACCGCAGAAGGGCGCCACGCCGGAGATGGTGCGGCAGCTCGACGCCGGCCTGGCCCATTACGCGGACATTGCGAAACGGCAGCTCGGCAAGGATGTGCGCGATATTCCCGGCGCCGGGGCGGCCGGCGGGCTGGGAGCGGGGCTGCTGATTTTTACGCAGGCCGTGCTGCGGAAGGGCATCGAAATCGTTATCGAATACACCGGCTTGAAACAGAAGGTGGCGGAGGCGGATGTGGTGTTTACCGGCGAAGGCGGCATCGACTTCCAGACGAAATTCGGCAAAACTCCTTACGGGGTAGCCAAAGCGGCCAAAGAAGCGGGTAAAAAAGTCATCGCCGTCGCTGGTTACATCGGCGAAGGGATCGAAGCGCTGTACGAGGAGGGGATCGACGCGGTGTTTGGCATTGTCCCGGGCGCGGGCGAATTGGAGAAGCTGCTGGCCGAAGGGCCGCAAAACGTGGAGCGCACCTGCGAAAACATCGCCAGAGTGCTGAGGATGAGCGAGTGA
- a CDS encoding CdaR family transcriptional regulator, with the protein MFQLSEKQAQEIVDKMMMDIPYNINIMNDRGIIVGSGKKERVGTVHQGAVKALATGRMVEVWEDKRFEKKGTNEPIVIDGRRVGVIGISGNPDEVRPFCNIVRTTVALLIEQKTALENLAHEATRKKAFLETLLAAQGPYTQKLKKEAAAYKLDLLLKTAALYLKNLQWDEETSRLLRPYPSFLLEEDACLILVQHEADTEPLIRQLLKKQPEVLISVGQFASSIAESQRQAKSAMGVLLALKLPVRTVYYEQAPFLVKLSQVKLSDDLHAVGKLEDSAELLETLRSFINNNCSVSLTAAELNIHRNTLQYRLKRIETVTGKDPRNVLQLFELIHGLLSLYS; encoded by the coding sequence TTGTTCCAGCTTTCCGAGAAGCAGGCCCAGGAAATCGTAGATAAAATGATGATGGACATTCCCTATAACATCAATATTATGAACGACCGGGGGATCATCGTCGGCAGCGGCAAAAAAGAAAGGGTGGGCACCGTCCACCAAGGCGCCGTCAAAGCGTTGGCCACAGGACGAATGGTGGAGGTATGGGAGGACAAACGTTTTGAGAAAAAAGGCACCAACGAACCGATCGTCATCGACGGCCGGCGCGTCGGCGTCATTGGCATCAGCGGCAATCCGGACGAGGTCCGGCCTTTTTGCAATATCGTAAGGACGACCGTAGCGCTGCTGATCGAGCAGAAAACCGCCTTGGAAAATCTGGCGCATGAAGCCACCCGCAAAAAAGCGTTTTTGGAAACGCTGCTTGCCGCGCAAGGGCCTTACACCCAGAAGCTGAAAAAGGAAGCCGCCGCCTACAAGCTGGACCTGCTGTTAAAAACCGCGGCGCTCTATCTAAAAAATCTCCAATGGGACGAAGAGACGTCCAGGCTGCTGCGGCCATATCCCTCTTTTCTCCTGGAGGAGGACGCCTGCCTCATCCTCGTGCAGCATGAAGCGGACACAGAGCCGCTGATTCGCCAGCTGCTGAAAAAACAACCCGAGGTATTGATCTCCGTTGGCCAGTTTGCGAGCAGCATCGCGGAAAGCCAGCGGCAGGCGAAGTCAGCTATGGGCGTACTGCTGGCATTAAAGCTGCCGGTGCGGACGGTCTATTATGAGCAGGCTCCGTTTCTGGTGAAGCTGAGCCAAGTGAAACTGTCCGACGACCTGCATGCCGTCGGCAAGCTAGAGGATTCCGCAGAATTGCTGGAGACGCTGCGCAGCTTCATCAACAACAACTGCAGCGTTTCCCTGACGGCGGCCGAACTAAATATCCACCGCAACACGCTCCAGTACCGGCTGAAACGGATCGAAACCGTGACCGGCAAAGATCCGCGGAACGTGCTGCAATTGTTTGAGCTTATTCACGGCTTGCTGTCGCTGTACAGCTAA
- a CDS encoding LLM class flavin-dependent oxidoreductase has protein sequence MEIGISTFVETTPDVVTGEVISHAQRLREVVEEIILADRVGLDVFGVGEHHRKDYAASSPTLVLAAAAPQTKRIRLTSAVTVLSSDDPVRVFQDFATLDGISNGRAEIMAGRGSFIESFPLFGYDLNDYDELFDEKLDLLLKLRESEKVTWQGKHRPAIQNLGVYPRPVQNPLPVWIGSGGNTESVVRAGVLGLPLVLAIIGGRPVQFAPLVKLYKRAAAEAGHDVSKLTVASHSHGFVGDKLDEAVEKFFPPTQAGMNIIGRERGWGYYSRATYDAARSLEGALYVGDPETVAAKIIHLRKNVGITRFMLHCPLGTMPHEDVMRSIELLGTEVAPRVREEIARWEAEGEEVE, from the coding sequence ATGGAAATAGGAATCAGCACGTTTGTGGAAACCACGCCGGACGTTGTTACCGGCGAAGTCATCAGTCATGCGCAGCGGCTGCGCGAGGTCGTGGAGGAGATTATTCTGGCCGACCGGGTGGGGCTTGACGTTTTTGGCGTCGGTGAGCATCATCGGAAGGATTATGCAGCGTCTTCGCCCACCCTTGTATTGGCGGCGGCTGCGCCGCAAACGAAACGGATTCGCCTCACCAGCGCGGTGACCGTATTGTCGTCGGACGATCCGGTCCGGGTGTTTCAGGATTTCGCCACGCTCGACGGCATCTCCAACGGACGTGCGGAGATTATGGCGGGGCGCGGTTCTTTTATCGAGTCCTTTCCGCTGTTCGGATATGATTTGAACGATTACGACGAACTGTTTGATGAGAAGTTGGACCTGCTGCTCAAGCTGCGGGAGTCGGAAAAGGTAACCTGGCAGGGTAAACACCGCCCGGCGATTCAAAACCTGGGCGTCTACCCTCGTCCGGTACAGAATCCGCTCCCCGTATGGATCGGCAGCGGCGGCAATACCGAGTCCGTCGTCCGGGCCGGGGTGCTTGGATTGCCGCTGGTGCTGGCGATCATCGGCGGCCGTCCCGTCCAGTTTGCGCCGCTGGTGAAGCTGTATAAGCGTGCGGCGGCCGAGGCCGGACACGACGTTTCCAAGCTGACGGTGGCTTCGCATTCGCACGGGTTTGTCGGGGATAAGCTGGACGAGGCGGTCGAGAAGTTTTTCCCGCCGACCCAGGCCGGCATGAACATCATCGGCCGGGAGCGGGGCTGGGGCTACTACAGCCGCGCCACCTACGATGCGGCCCGCAGCCTGGAAGGCGCACTGTACGTCGGCGATCCGGAGACGGTCGCGGCCAAAATCATCCACCTGCGCAAAAACGTCGGCATCACCCGGTTTATGCTGCATTGTCCGCTCGGCACGATGCCTCACGAGGACGTCATGAGATCGATCGAGCTGCTCGGCACCGAGGTGGCGCCTCGCGTCCGCGAGGAAATCGCCCGCTGGGAAGCGGAAGGTGAGGAAGTGGAGTAA
- a CDS encoding flavin reductase family protein has product MKHYTDNTEAGPAETKVIRPKILYYGTPVILLNTLNEDGTVNISPISSSWALGDIIVLGIGLNGKAAENLDRHRECVINLPSPSMWENVERLAPTTGKNPVPEAKLDMGFNFEKDKFAASGLTPAVSHQVKPARIRECPLQIEAEVLSLRVPEHSPDFAIVETRAVRVHAHRSILLDENRIDPSKWSPLIYNFRHYFGLGERLGKTFRAES; this is encoded by the coding sequence ATGAAGCATTACACGGACAATACGGAAGCAGGGCCGGCTGAAACCAAGGTAATCCGGCCTAAAATTTTATATTACGGAACCCCGGTGATTTTGCTGAATACGTTAAACGAGGACGGCACCGTCAATATCAGTCCGATCTCTTCCTCGTGGGCGCTCGGGGATATCATCGTGCTGGGCATCGGGCTGAACGGAAAAGCGGCGGAAAATTTGGACAGGCACCGCGAATGTGTCATCAATCTTCCCAGCCCGTCCATGTGGGAGAACGTGGAGCGCTTGGCCCCGACAACCGGCAAGAATCCGGTGCCGGAAGCCAAGCTGGATATGGGCTTTAACTTCGAAAAAGACAAGTTTGCGGCCAGCGGCTTAACGCCGGCGGTATCGCATCAAGTAAAACCCGCGCGCATTCGCGAATGTCCCTTGCAGATCGAAGCCGAGGTGTTGTCCCTGCGCGTCCCGGAACATTCTCCGGATTTCGCCATCGTCGAAACCCGGGCAGTGAGGGTTCACGCCCACCGCAGCATCCTCCTGGACGAAAACCGCATCGACCCGAGCAAATGGAGCCCGCTCATCTACAATTTCCGCCACTATTTCGGCTTGGGGGAGCGGCTGGGGAAGACGTTCCGGGCGGAGAGCTGA
- a CDS encoding ArsR/SmtB family transcription factor gives MAIVNTNVALIASMVSDASRSAILNALMDGRFHAAGELARMAGIQPQTASFHLAKMVDAGLIAVEKQGRHRYYGIRNPEVAQVMESLLSIAPPVKIKSLRQSAEEQALRKARTCYDHLAGNLGVSLTQSLVREGILLEGENGFEVTKNGEAFFENFQIDLNRVKRKRRSFSHKCLDWSERRHHLAGALGHALLDRLLELNWVQRLPNTRAVKITPQGKAGLKETFALEVED, from the coding sequence ATGGCAATCGTAAACACCAATGTGGCGCTTATCGCCTCGATGGTCAGCGACGCCTCCCGTTCGGCCATACTTAACGCCCTGATGGACGGAAGATTCCACGCGGCCGGGGAGTTGGCCCGGATGGCGGGCATCCAGCCGCAAACGGCAAGTTTTCATTTGGCCAAAATGGTTGATGCCGGGTTGATTGCCGTCGAAAAACAGGGCAGGCACCGGTATTACGGCATCCGGAATCCGGAGGTCGCGCAGGTGATGGAATCGCTATTGTCCATCGCGCCGCCGGTGAAGATCAAATCGCTTAGGCAATCGGCGGAAGAACAAGCGCTGCGCAAGGCCCGCACCTGTTATGATCATTTGGCCGGAAACCTGGGGGTGAGCTTAACCCAAAGCCTGGTCCGGGAGGGGATATTGCTGGAAGGCGAGAACGGATTTGAAGTAACGAAAAATGGGGAAGCTTTTTTTGAAAATTTTCAAATCGATCTGAACCGGGTAAAAAGAAAACGCCGCTCATTTTCCCACAAATGCCTGGATTGGAGCGAACGGCGTCATCATTTGGCCGGAGCGCTGGGCCACGCCCTGCTGGACAGGCTGCTGGAGCTGAATTGGGTGCAGCGTCTGCCGAATACGAGAGCGGTCAAAATTACGCCGCAAGGCAAAGCCGGGTTGAAAGAAACTTTCGCGCTGGAGGTAGAGGATTAA
- a CDS encoding guanylate kinase, translating into MRRRAKVRSSPRARRAMWKWLKSSKTSPVPPESIGKPEATGITAETSKAGEASKAGEANEAGEFGGAAKQQVIVITGTSGSGRKEIAMRLSSELGIPYVLPYTTRAPRPGERDGEHYHFISDAEFRALQDKDELCEAVRLERGGYGIAKLELEQALQQRQAAIVVVNHEGVRTFRKLYGDDAIRIFLYVTKEDIRLRLEREGTPPEVLEEYLRNYSDQVIYKRESDFLLQNIETAATLEKIKLFLQGRI; encoded by the coding sequence GTGCGCCGCAGGGCGAAAGTCCGGTCCTCGCCGCGCGCACGGAGAGCGATGTGGAAATGGCTGAAATCGTCAAAAACGTCTCCCGTTCCCCCCGAATCAATCGGCAAGCCTGAAGCAACGGGCATAACCGCCGAAACCTCTAAGGCCGGCGAGGCTAGCAAGGCCGGTGAGGCTAACGAAGCTGGCGAGTTTGGCGGCGCCGCGAAGCAACAGGTCATTGTCATCACGGGAACAAGCGGCTCGGGACGCAAAGAAATTGCCATGCGATTGAGCTCCGAACTGGGTATTCCTTATGTGCTTCCTTATACGACACGCGCGCCTCGACCGGGCGAACGGGACGGAGAGCATTATCATTTCATCTCCGACGCGGAATTCCGGGCGCTTCAGGACAAGGACGAGCTGTGCGAGGCCGTTCGCCTCGAACGGGGCGGCTACGGCATCGCAAAGCTTGAGCTGGAGCAGGCGCTGCAGCAGCGCCAGGCCGCAATCGTCGTCGTAAACCACGAAGGCGTCCGGACATTCCGGAAGTTATACGGCGATGACGCTATCCGGATTTTTCTGTATGTCACCAAGGAAGATATCCGGCTTCGCCTGGAGCGGGAAGGAACTCCTCCCGAGGTGCTCGAAGAGTATTTGCGGAATTACTCCGACCAGGTGATTTACAAGCGGGAAAGCGATTTTTTGCTGCAAAATATCGAAACGGCCGCAACGCTGGAAAAAATCAAATTATTTCTGCAGGGGCGAATATAG
- a CDS encoding stalk domain-containing protein, with protein sequence MTKRKRTITCMLAASLVLSASAEAAAAGTAQQGQAGADSRIAIELDGKPLVPEVPPVLVNGTVLVPIRDVFEPLGAKPAWDGENKTVTAAKDGTTLVYRIGEREAQLNGHTLALAVPGQIADGHTLVPLRFVSEALGSEVEWDGAGRTVRIASAFDYDTTIKQSVYLRSKPDAEGNAVKLLPAGSKIHVAREVGAFWLEARTPDALSGYVSAKPKYTDYTSDALAEKQADKLIAYGKTFEGTPYEFGASPDQTNTFDCSSFVKHVFESVLSIELPRVSYDQAKEGKEVGENELRKGDLLFFSSRGLDIGHVGIYAGNNKILHTYSNEKGVHIGEFDGQWRKRFVTARRVF encoded by the coding sequence ATGACGAAACGAAAACGCACGATAACGTGTATGCTGGCGGCCTCCTTGGTATTGTCCGCCTCGGCGGAGGCTGCCGCCGCCGGTACGGCCCAGCAGGGGCAAGCCGGTGCGGACAGCCGCATTGCCATAGAACTGGACGGGAAGCCGCTTGTGCCTGAAGTCCCGCCGGTCTTGGTCAACGGAACCGTGCTCGTCCCCATCCGCGACGTATTTGAACCTTTAGGCGCAAAGCCGGCATGGGATGGGGAGAACAAAACAGTAACGGCGGCCAAAGACGGCACGACCCTTGTTTACCGGATCGGCGAGCGGGAAGCGCAGCTGAACGGTCACACGCTGGCGCTCGCGGTTCCCGGACAAATCGCGGACGGTCACACGCTGGTTCCGCTCCGCTTCGTGAGCGAAGCGCTGGGCAGCGAGGTGGAATGGGACGGAGCCGGACGGACAGTGCGGATCGCTTCGGCTTTCGATTACGATACGACGATTAAGCAGAGTGTTTACCTTCGCAGCAAGCCTGACGCGGAAGGCAACGCCGTTAAACTGCTGCCCGCCGGCAGCAAGATTCACGTAGCCCGTGAGGTCGGCGCCTTCTGGCTGGAAGCGCGCACTCCGGACGCACTTAGCGGATATGTGTCCGCCAAGCCGAAATACACCGATTACACCAGCGACGCGTTAGCGGAAAAACAAGCGGACAAGCTGATCGCTTACGGCAAAACCTTCGAGGGAACGCCTTACGAATTCGGAGCTTCGCCGGATCAAACGAATACGTTCGATTGCTCTTCTTTTGTCAAGCACGTATTTGAGAGCGTGCTGTCGATTGAGTTGCCGCGCGTCTCTTATGACCAAGCCAAAGAAGGCAAAGAGGTCGGCGAAAACGAACTGCGCAAGGGCGATTTACTCTTTTTCAGCTCACGCGGGCTGGACATCGGCCATGTCGGCATTTACGCCGGGAACAATAAAATCCTTCACACCTATTCCAATGAGAAGGGCGTACATATCGGGGAGTTTGACGGCCAATGGAGAAAACGGTTCGTAACCGCGCGCCGGGTGTTTTAG
- the serS gene encoding serine--tRNA ligase — MLDIKWIREHQEQVQLIAEQKGIDLAIPELLRRDDQRRALLLEVERLRQERNRLTQRIQGFIRERAVEEAESCKGEVKTLNRRLTGLEHELQEAEREYRDLMLLVPNRISPDTPIGRSDRDNVEVRRAGEPPAFGFEPRDHVALGELHRLIDIPRGVKTAGSRNYYLTGIGVLLHRAVQQLAVDLLVAKGFALFEVPLMVRPAAMLNTGFFPLGQDQTYRIADEDRYLVGTSEVPLVSYFEDEIVDVARPLKLAAASPCFRNEVGSAGKDVHGLYRVRQFAKVEQVILCQNDPGVSEQLFQEITENAEELLQLLELPYRVMAVCSGDMSQKTYKQYDIETWMPSRAAYGETHSSSQLLDFQARRSNIRFKDHSGKLQYCYTLNNTAVASPRILIPLLENHQEEDGCIRIPQALRKYMNGLERIAPPYR; from the coding sequence ATGTTAGACATCAAGTGGATTCGGGAGCATCAGGAACAGGTTCAATTAATCGCGGAGCAAAAGGGGATTGATCTTGCGATCCCCGAGCTGCTCCGCCGGGATGATCAGCGCAGGGCGCTGCTGCTGGAGGTCGAGCGTTTGCGGCAGGAACGGAACCGATTGACCCAGCGTATTCAAGGGTTTATTCGTGAGCGTGCGGTGGAGGAGGCCGAATCGTGCAAAGGGGAGGTCAAAACGCTGAACCGCCGGCTCACCGGTCTGGAGCATGAACTCCAGGAAGCGGAGCGGGAATATCGGGACCTCATGCTGCTCGTGCCTAACCGGATTTCGCCGGACACGCCCATAGGCCGGTCGGACCGGGACAATGTGGAAGTAAGGCGAGCCGGCGAGCCCCCGGCGTTTGGCTTTGAACCGCGGGACCACGTGGCGCTCGGCGAGCTGCACCGTCTCATCGACATTCCCCGCGGCGTCAAAACGGCCGGAAGCCGCAATTACTACCTCACCGGCATTGGCGTTTTGCTCCACCGGGCGGTGCAGCAGTTGGCCGTCGACCTGCTGGTTGCCAAAGGGTTTGCACTGTTCGAGGTCCCGTTAATGGTTCGGCCCGCGGCGATGCTAAACACCGGTTTTTTCCCGCTTGGCCAGGATCAGACCTACCGGATCGCCGATGAAGACCGCTATCTAGTCGGTACGTCGGAAGTGCCGCTTGTCTCGTATTTCGAGGATGAAATCGTTGATGTCGCCCGCCCGCTCAAGCTGGCCGCGGCGTCACCGTGCTTCCGGAATGAGGTGGGCTCGGCCGGCAAAGACGTGCACGGCTTGTACCGGGTCCGCCAGTTTGCGAAGGTGGAGCAAGTCATCCTCTGCCAAAACGATCCGGGGGTGTCGGAACAGCTTTTTCAGGAAATTACAGAAAACGCCGAGGAGCTCTTGCAACTGCTGGAACTCCCTTACCGGGTAATGGCCGTCTGCAGCGGCGACATGTCGCAAAAAACGTACAAACAATACGATATCGAAACGTGGATGCCGAGCCGGGCGGCGTACGGGGAAACCCATTCGTCGTCGCAGCTTCTCGATTTTCAGGCCCGCCGGTCGAACATCCGGTTCAAGGATCACAGCGGCAAACTGCAGTACTGCTACACATTGAACAACACGGCGGTGGCCTCGCCCCGCATTCTGATCCCGCTGCTGGAAAACCACCAGGAAGAAGACGGATGCATCCGGATTCCGCAGGCGCTGCGCAAGTACATGAACGGATTGGAAAGGATCGCACCACCATATAGGTAA
- a CDS encoding bifunctional transcriptional activator/DNA repair enzyme AdaA, with product MIPTERKEEFYKALLEKNTEYEGLFYVGVKTTGVFCRPTCPARKPKLENCEFFETAKEALLASFRPCQRCRPLSPPGEASDLVRRLVAAVEQHPEKRWRDEDFRQLSVDASTARRQFKKRFGMTFVEYARARRMGLAMKHIRSGQPVIDAQLSTGYESSSGFRDAFSRIMGAPPTRLDEGRILRAAWLDTPLGPMIAIADEAALYLLEFVDRRGLEREVERLRQRTKAAVIPGVTAPIRSIEKELALYFDGGLSEFKTPLFLLGSPFQRQVWAQLQQIPPGETRSYAELAAAVGNPAGYRAVAQANGANQLAIVIPCHRVINSNGELGGYGGGLSRKSWLLNHEKRSGSVKAVTNYTS from the coding sequence ATGATCCCCACGGAACGCAAAGAGGAATTTTATAAAGCTTTGTTGGAGAAAAACACAGAATACGAAGGTTTATTCTACGTCGGCGTGAAAACGACCGGCGTCTTCTGCCGGCCCACTTGCCCGGCGCGGAAACCGAAGCTGGAGAATTGCGAATTTTTCGAGACCGCCAAAGAAGCGCTGCTCGCTTCTTTTCGGCCATGCCAGCGCTGCCGTCCGCTGTCTCCCCCAGGCGAGGCGTCCGATCTCGTCCGGCGGCTGGTGGCAGCGGTGGAGCAGCATCCCGAGAAGCGTTGGAGGGACGAGGATTTCCGGCAGCTTTCCGTCGATGCGTCGACGGCTCGCCGCCAATTCAAGAAGCGCTTCGGCATGACCTTCGTCGAATATGCCCGGGCCCGCCGCATGGGCCTGGCGATGAAGCATATTCGCTCCGGCCAGCCCGTGATCGATGCCCAGCTTTCCACAGGCTACGAATCGAGCAGCGGGTTCCGCGACGCGTTTTCCCGGATTATGGGCGCGCCGCCGACCCGGCTGGATGAGGGCCGGATTTTACGGGCGGCCTGGCTCGATACGCCGCTGGGGCCGATGATCGCCATCGCCGACGAAGCGGCCTTGTATCTGCTGGAGTTCGTGGACCGCCGCGGGCTGGAACGCGAGGTGGAGCGGCTTCGCCAGCGGACCAAGGCGGCGGTCATCCCCGGCGTCACCGCGCCGATCCGCTCGATTGAGAAAGAGCTGGCGCTTTATTTTGACGGCGGGTTAAGCGAATTCAAGACCCCGTTGTTTTTGCTGGGGTCGCCTTTTCAGCGGCAGGTGTGGGCGCAGCTGCAGCAAATCCCGCCCGGGGAAACCCGCTCGTACGCCGAGCTGGCCGCTGCCGTGGGGAATCCGGCGGGTTACCGCGCCGTGGCCCAGGCCAACGGAGCCAATCAGCTCGCCATCGTCATTCCCTGCCACCGCGTCATCAACTCGAATGGCGAGTTGGGCGGCTACGGCGGCGGCCTGTCGCGCAAAAGCTGGCTGCTGAACCATGAGAAACGCAGCGGCAGTGTGAAGGCGGTCACGAATTATACCAGTTGA
- a CDS encoding agmatine deiminase family protein, whose product MYPRDLNYKMPAEWAPHERTFISWPVQASMCYPGQHDAVCRGYAEFIAAIAEFEPVTVVVNPDDLQRVQEIFSGGNHRHPIECLPIAHNDAWLRDNGPTFLVNGEGELAGVNWRFNAWGGKYAPWDLDDAVAPQILEALGVKRFDAPLVLEGGSIHTDGEGTLLTTEECLLNANRNPQMSREEIETAVKNFANVDRIIWLKRGLSGDETDGHVDNVACFAAPGKVILQVCTDPEDENYEITQENLAILNAAVDAKGRKPEIIQIPQPPRTMYEDSRLTLSYLNFYFVNGGIILPVFGGAAAETDRQAERILSEAFPDRKISTVDGMAIIREGGNVHCTTQQMPAGRVRV is encoded by the coding sequence ATGTATCCTAGAGACTTGAACTATAAAATGCCGGCCGAATGGGCGCCGCATGAGCGCACGTTTATTTCCTGGCCGGTGCAGGCGTCGATGTGTTATCCCGGGCAGCACGACGCGGTCTGCCGGGGTTATGCCGAATTCATCGCGGCGATCGCCGAATTCGAACCGGTGACGGTAGTCGTCAATCCGGACGATTTGCAGAGGGTGCAGGAAATCTTCAGCGGCGGCAATCACCGCCACCCGATCGAATGCCTGCCGATCGCGCACAATGACGCATGGCTTCGCGACAACGGCCCGACCTTTCTCGTGAATGGCGAAGGCGAGTTGGCCGGGGTCAACTGGCGGTTTAACGCCTGGGGCGGCAAATATGCGCCATGGGATTTGGATGACGCGGTCGCGCCGCAAATTCTCGAAGCGCTGGGCGTGAAGCGGTTTGACGCGCCGCTCGTGCTGGAAGGCGGCTCCATCCATACGGACGGCGAAGGCACGCTGCTGACGACGGAGGAGTGCCTGCTGAACGCGAACCGGAACCCGCAGATGAGCCGGGAAGAGATCGAAACGGCGGTGAAAAATTTCGCCAACGTCGATCGAATCATTTGGCTGAAGCGGGGCTTAAGCGGCGACGAGACGGATGGCCATGTCGACAACGTGGCTTGCTTTGCCGCGCCGGGCAAGGTAATTTTGCAGGTATGCACGGACCCGGAAGATGAAAATTATGAGATCACCCAGGAAAACCTGGCGATCCTGAACGCCGCGGTGGATGCTAAGGGACGCAAGCCGGAGATCATCCAAATTCCGCAGCCGCCGCGCACCATGTATGAAGACAGCCGCTTGACGCTGAGCTATCTGAATTTTTATTTCGTCAACGGCGGCATCATTTTGCCAGTGTTTGGCGGCGCCGCGGCGGAAACCGACCGGCAGGCGGAGCGAATCTTAAGCGAGGCGTTTCCGGACCGCAAAATCAGCACGGTGGACGGCATGGCGATCATCCGCGAGGGCGGCAATGTGCACTGCACGACCCAGCAAATGCCGGCGGGACGGGTACGCGTCTAA
- the aguB gene encoding N-carbamoylputrescine amidase, which yields MRNVKVAATQMSCSTNKEENIAKADKLVREAARQGAQIILLQELFETPYFCQKEKSDYYVHATELEENAAIRHFRQVAKELKVVLPISFYEKKNNARYNSLAVIDADGEVLGRYRKSHIPDGPGYEEKFYFNPGDTGFKVWKTRYAKIGVGVCWDQWYPEAARCMALMGAELLFYPTAIGSEPQDGSIDSKDHWQMCMLGHAAANLVPVVASNRVGVETDEDSSITFYGSSFIAGPQGNKIAEANRTEETVLVAEFDLDQLETQRIEWGIFRDRRPDLYKIITSYDGELRID from the coding sequence ATGAGAAATGTAAAGGTGGCGGCCACGCAAATGAGCTGCTCCACAAATAAAGAAGAAAACATCGCTAAGGCGGATAAGCTGGTCCGGGAAGCCGCCCGGCAGGGAGCGCAGATTATTTTGCTGCAGGAGCTGTTCGAGACGCCTTATTTTTGCCAAAAAGAAAAATCGGACTATTACGTCCATGCAACAGAACTGGAGGAGAACGCGGCGATCCGGCATTTTCGCCAGGTGGCCAAGGAGCTGAAAGTGGTGCTTCCGATCAGCTTCTACGAAAAAAAGAACAACGCCCGCTACAACTCGCTGGCCGTGATCGACGCCGACGGCGAGGTGCTCGGACGCTACCGGAAAAGCCATATCCCGGATGGGCCGGGATATGAGGAGAAGTTTTATTTTAACCCGGGCGATACCGGCTTTAAAGTGTGGAAGACGCGTTATGCCAAAATCGGCGTCGGCGTGTGCTGGGATCAATGGTACCCGGAAGCCGCCCGCTGCATGGCGCTGATGGGGGCCGAGCTATTGTTCTACCCGACTGCGATCGGCTCCGAGCCGCAGGACGGCTCGATCGATTCCAAGGATCACTGGCAGATGTGCATGCTCGGGCATGCCGCCGCGAACCTGGTGCCGGTCGTCGCTTCCAACCGCGTTGGCGTGGAAACGGATGAGGATTCCAGCATCACGTTTTACGGCTCGTCCTTTATCGCCGGACCTCAGGGCAACAAAATCGCCGAAGCGAACCGCACCGAGGAGACCGTGCTGGTGGCGGAGTTCGACCTTGATCAGTTGGAGACCCAGCGCATCGAGTGGGGAATTTTCCGCGACCGCCGGCCGGATTTGTACAAAATCATCACTTCCTATGACGGCGAGCTGCGTATTGACTAA